The Oncorhynchus nerka isolate Pitt River unplaced genomic scaffold, Oner_Uvic_2.0 unplaced_scaffold_3986, whole genome shotgun sequence DNA segment AAAAGTCAACATTGGTTTATTGTTAAGTTACAAATATTTGACACAATAAGTTAACAGAAGAAGTCACTGTAGCATTGACAGTAGTAAAACTGAAAGCGCTTGACATGAGCGTGGCACTTCAATTCGTTTTGTTATGCTAATTAGCATCTGCTATGCTCAGCATTCCCCCCTATCATACAATTTCCATTATCCTACTTCCCAAAGAATGAGAACATAGCTCCTTTAGAAAAACAAAGCAAGATAAACAAAAAATTGCTGTAAACTGACTTTTCAGAGTAAATGTTTTCAAAAGTTTCAAGTGTTCACTATTATCATGCAACATATCATTGAGATAATGTAATGGCCCATCTATGATCCCATTCCTCTCCTTGtcttcctctcccaccctctccctttctctctcacacagtgGATTGCCTTGAAGTACCCCAGCATTGCCATCTACGTGGACACATGCAGGGAGTGCTACGAGGCATACGTCATCTACAACTTCATGATCTTCTTGCTCAACTACCTGGGAAACCAGGTACACATTCTTGTCATGACCTGACTGAGAATGATCCCAGACCTGTTTGTTCTAACATTCCAATCATGGCCACTCTTTGTCCTATGCCAAACATAAGTCTAGCACAAACACATCTGGATCCCAGGCTAGATTGAGTAGCCTACATTTATTTCAATATCCTCACACTGtaattcctctcttctctttatttttctttcactctctcaacCATGGGTAACCAGTACCCCAGCCTGGTACTGATGCTGGAGGTGCAGGAGCAGCAGAAACACCTTCCTCCCCTCTGCTGCTGCCCGGCATGGCCCATGGGAGAGTGAGTTTGTTGCTTTTATAGTTTTTGTAGTTCTTTAAGTGTATGTGTGCTATAATGAACAGGCCCCTGTACCAGATCTGTTAGTGCTGTGCATTTGGCATGAGCACAAATAGGGGTTGGCTTTACTCATAGAGATGGAGGACGCAACATTGTATCTGTCCCATTAGGGTGTCTGTGGGAGCATTTTGAAGTAGTGAATTTTCTTCTACTACTTTTATCTGTTGGTATACAAAATGAAATGGTCATACTGCCACCTAgaatgtgttgtttgaacagatataaagccaagGTTGGCAAATTTACTGCCACCTGTGGTTATGGAATGTTCATttataattcattggctgatgCCTCCTTATGACCTGGATGGAtttatgtgatccttccttaaaccataggaagtcccacccaATTGACTATTTCAAAATGGTCAAAGTCCTTAATGGCACTGTCCATGCTAAAACTGGCTTTTGGCCATTAGAGTCCTCTATCAATATCTATGGCATTACTGCGGAATCAGCCAGGCTAATAAGGAGCTATAATATTATCCATACCATGTGTTATAAGTTCACATTTTAGGATGAaggtttatgtttttgttcagcaATAAACTACAACTTCTTTGTTTTACGTGTTGTGAATGGATATTTTAGGATTAATAACATGTTTTAAGTATACATTTATATTTCAGGCTcataatcaaaacaggaagttgGGTGTTAAAAGTGGCTCCAGTCTGTGTGGCCTCCATTTTGAGTCTCTTTctagaaggttcaccttcaaggTGTTTGTTTGGCTGCTTGAAGTCTCTCCAAGTCTCCATTGCTACTCGCCAGCTTCAAACAAGCCACAGTCAGGCAACAACAGGAATATGTAGCATGTCTGCCTGTAGTTGATTTAAGAACAGAACCAGAAGTGTTTGCAAGGGAACAACGTGTTCTCATTTAGGAAAAATGCACCAGCCTAAAGAACAGAAAGACAGCATTAGGCTGCCACAGGTATTGCAACATCTTTCTTCATAGGAtgttattgattttaagaaattcaTGAAAAACAAAGCTGGTGATTAGTAAGATGTTAGTGCTATTTTGTAGTGGGAAAAAGCTAACATTTTGTGTGAATGTCTTTCCTAAATGTGTACCGTGTTTTCCTATTGCAGGGTAAAGGACCCAAGGTATGATAGAATCCGACCCCCGTGGAAGTTCACCGTGGGATTGCTATTGAGATGCAAGCTGGGAGTGTTGCAGTACACGGTTGTCAGACCAGTCACAACAGTTATTGCCTTGTAAGTGTTTTGCACAGGATCTGTTTTCCATTCAGGTTGGACTTATGTTATATGCCTAAGTGTTGAATGTACATGTGCCCAGAGAGACAGCAACCGTACCTTGGTCCAGGGCCAGCTCTGTCTCTCTTGACTTCTGGGTCGGCCAGTCCAAGCAGATGATCATTTGTTCAGATGACGACGAAACATAAATATGTACAAAAAGGAAAAATACCAAAGGCATGCCCAAACCTAAAgattataaaataaaaaagtatcaTGGCCACCAAACCAACCAGCAGCCTTACGGCTCTCCAAGCTGCCACCCCTTGGGGGACTGGAAGTGGTTTGTTTGTAGGGTGCGGTCTAAACTACCTAACCTATTCCCAAACACTCACCACATATAAATTTACTTTTTGTATCAAGTCATATCACATGTCTCCATTCACTATCCTGTAGGATATGTCAGCTCTGTGGTGTGTATGATGAAGGTAACTTCAGCTCAACCAATGCATGGACGTACCTGGTGATATTCAACAATATGTCCCAGCTGGTAGGTTCTGTATTTTTCACACTTGTCTCCACTTTGCTGTAAACTTCCTgtcaccataccaccaccacaaAGATAACATTAAATATTTAGCATTCAGTAAGTGATCtctttctctatcattctctctcctctctatcccagtttGCCATGTACTGTTTGGTCCTGTTCTACAAGGCCCTAAGAGAGGAACTGGCCCCCATCAGACCAGTGGGGAAGTTCCTGTGTGTCAAAATGGTGGTGTTTGTCTCCTTCTGGTGAGTGCTTTTTTTGGGGGCTGCCATTTTGGATCACCTGCATCTACctcctagcctggttccagatctgtttgtgctgtcttgccaaccccTGTGGTCAATGTCAAGCCATTGAcatagcacaaacagatctgggaccaggttatcGACCTCCATGGTTAATAACATCTTTGTATACCAGTCAATGTGTCTGCCATTCATGGATCTAACATTGTTACCCATTAAAGTAACATAGTTTTCGCTGCCCATTTGTATTTCTTATACAACTTTTTTTCAGGATTGCATGTGTAGGACTTGTTAACAAagtatgttttattattattttatgtactctgcgccatcgtcttggaatgccttacaaaatacttttaaactggaagaacttgtcccgattggtgtttttaaatcactgatgaatgatcttgagactgattccctgacctgtcaatgtttttaatttgctgtgtttgattttgttatactcttgtgaattctatggtttttacttgAAGTTTTTTATGTTTGTCTgtcatttttgtaatgacttggtgctgcctatcttggccaggacgctcaatgagcccttcctggttaaataaaacatgttttaaagCTGTGTGGATTATAGCCAGTATTTGGGTTCATGCGTTTCCTGTGTTGGCTGCAGTGTATAGGATTGATTATTTCCACTCTGTTGTCTGGAATCTATCTTAGGCAAGCTGCTTTCATTGCTCTCCTGGTCAAGGTTGGAGTAATCTCAGAGAGACACACGTGGGACTGGGACAGTGTGGAGGCTGTAGCTACAGGCCTACAGGTAATGCAAGACAATACCAACACTGTATAACGCCATAGTAACATGTTTACTACAATGCTACATAATGACTTGTTTGGTATAAGGTAATATCTGTTGAGGCTTGTGGTCTCAAGCCCCTAGAACACGAGATGATTCATCTCAAGGACTTCTATCCTGTGCAAGACTAAATAACTTAACTAGATATGAGAATAGACTTGCTTTGCTATACAGTCAAGCTTTCATCCATACTTCATCCAGGACTTCATCATCTGTGTGGAGATGTTCCTGGCGGCCATCGCCCACCACTTCAGCTTCACCTACAAGCCCTACATCCAGGAGGCTGAGGAGGGATCCTGCTTCGACTCCTTCCTGGCCATGTGGGACATCTCTGACGTCAGGGCTGACATCTCTGAGCAAGTCCGCAATGTGGGTTAGTTCTCATCCCATTTGTCTTGACTCAATAGCGGTCCTGCATGGATGGAATCAAAGAAGCAGCTGTTAAGAACTTTGTTTGACAAGGTTTCCTCTCAGAACCAAGTGCAACGACTAGCTACTCCATTTATGTTCATAGAATGTCATGAGAGAATAGAAAATGGCTACTCAAAATCTTCAAGACTTTGATAGATATCCTTATTATGTGAGTATATTGCCATTCTCATATCTTCAAACACATTCTTTCTTTCCTGATACAGGGAGAACCGTTATGGGCCGACCTAGGAAGACCTACTTCGGTGAGGCGGAGGACGACAGCGAGCGCTCAGGCTTGCTTTCCCCAGGCTCCATGGACGCCATCGGTCCCACGGAGGCCTTGTCCAACCCGGTGTCCCCCAAGGGTCGGTATCAGGGCCTGGGCAAAACCAAAACGCCCCACTCCCTGTCAGCCCCCGCCGGGCTCAGCAATGCTCagtgggatggagaggagagggaagacaatGGTAGACAAGCTCCAGAGCCCAGAAACACCACCAACGAGCCAACAGGCTCGGTTACAGACGACCTTGTCGTTATCACCTAGCTTAGCGGCATCGCTAAAATCCTCCAATGGGAACTCTGAATGCACGTTATACCAAACACAGTTAGGCAGGAACCAAGTATGGCCTCGGCTACGTTTCCCCTACAGACGATATTTGGCTAACCCGCACACAAGTGATGGAAAAAGCACGTGTTAATTAAGCAATATTGTAGTGAGTCATTTGTCCACCACGGCAGATGGACCTCTGTCAATGACAGCTCAAAGAATGTTCATAAGCTTTCGTTAAGGGTCTCATGACACTTAAGATATTTTTTCTTGTATCTGTATTGTACTACTGAGTCATAATGGTAAAGTACGGTACCTCAATACCTTATTTTAGTATGACCCCTCTTCATTGTAATGTGTCTGGACTTCAAGTTCAAAAGCCGGTGAGAGATTTGACCAGTATACTTGTTCTATAATAGCGCCTGGGTGATATCACTACAAACTCGTTAATCATTTACCAAGGGTTTTAGTTGTTACGAAAACGTTCAAAGTATATATATGTAGCTTTTAAACTGAAACCTATACAAAATACTGGTTTGCACCAATGATTGGTTTATAGACAGTACcactcattctagggtttttcttaatttttaaaaaactattttctacattgtagattaatagtgaagacatgtagtaaccccaaaatgtttttatttgggattcttcaaagtagccaccctttgccttgatagctttgcacatttttggcataaagaaaaacccttgaaagaggTGTCCAtagttttgactggtactgaacaTCATTGGGTTGCGCATGCTTGAATATGGTCTTCGAACCTATGTCTCACTTTGGCATTAACGCTAACAGCCTCGATCGTCTTCTCAGATGCCTTGTTCTATGTATCCACACTATATCCACTATCAAGTAATTCACATTTCACGTCTACCTCATTTGTAAATATAAACTGATGTTACATAGTCATGGTTATAGATTTCTTACCATTTTAATTTGTTAAGCTTTTCAGGGATATTAGTTGTGATTTACCGTACTGAAAGGGATTGATAGTCTTTTACTAGATTCATTGTCATCCCTTAGTAGAATGTCTTCCTATCGGAATGTGTGTCAAGTGTGTGCAGCTATTGCCTTACCTAATGTTTGTCACATAGCATTAACCTTCAGAGGGAAGTACTACAAACGTATCAGCACCTTTGTCTTTGAGAGTTCAACTCAAGGTTCCAAACATTCACCCTCCAATAAATGAAATTAAATGTGGCTGTCAGTTTTTGCTAGTGTCAATAAGAAAGACAATGTTGTTTGATCATTATGATTCTTTGAGATAATGCAAGTGCTGATGCAAAACATTTTAATGAAGACTGCAACCATAATCAAGAGACGTCATTCCAAAACAAGATTATGAACACGCTGAAGACCAAAACGTCTCAAGATGAGCACATAAAACATGTAAATGTCTTTGTGAAAGTCCTGAGAGAAGGAATATTGAGATGGTAGCTATTGTGGGGTCATTTTAGAGCTGGCGCTTCCGGAGAATCCagtccaatcccttcccctccacGACATATGCAGTTCACTCATAATATAGAACCCAGAGTGATACCTTGACCTCTCTCCCAGTAGTGGAGTGGACTTGATGCTCTTGTAGAATCAAAAGCACTGCAACTCCCTCCTTTAAAAACACTTATGAAGATGATTCTTGTACTGTTCATACCGCCAGACATCTACTTATCGGACTCTAACAGAATCCACAGTCCCGGTCTCTCCAGCCTCTTCCTCTATACTGGCTGATATGGAGATGGAGCTCTTCTGCAGGGTGACGGCCAGTCGtacccagtctccctccctcactgccaGGGGCTGGTGCAGCACCACAGCAGCCTGCTTCCAATGGGAGTCCTGGTTGAAGGTGCTCAAGCTGATCTCCTCATTCAGGTGGATCTGGTACCAGAAGGGCACAGCAGTCACCCTGCCTGAGGCACTAGCCTGGACCTGGGAGAAACACACAGAGTCAGGGCCATAGAAATAGACTATTGTAATCAATAAAATAGTaattgtaaactcagcaaaaaaagaaacatcctcaaCTGCATTTAGTTTCAGCAAAACTTAAcggaaatatttgtatgaacataagattcaataacagacaaactgaacaagctccacagacatgtgactaacataaatggaaatGTGTCCCTGAAAAAAGCAGGGGTCAAAATCAGAAGTTatatatctggtgtggccaccagctgcatgaagtactgtagtgcatctcctcatggactgcaccagattagccagttcttgctgtgttaccccactcttccaccaagacatCTGCAAGTTACCGGACATTTCTGAGGGGAATGGCCCtatccctcaccctccgatccaacaggtccaacaggtgtctcacagtacagacattgcaatttattgccctggccacatctgcagtccttatgcctccttgcagcatgcctaaggcacgttcacacagatgaggagggaccctgggcatctttcttttggtgtttttcagagtcaggacACGAAAGAGACCTTTCTACTAGGTTTtcataattgcctaccgtctgtaagcttaGTCTTaagtcttaatgaccgttccacaggtgcatgttcattaattgtttatggttcatttaacaagcacgggaaacagtgtttaaaccctttacaatgaagatctgtgaagttatttgaatttttacaaattatctttgaaagacagggtcctgaaaaagggacgtttctttttatgCTGAGTTTCTTTCTATGGTCAGGGCCACAGCTCAGTGGAAGTACTGACACGGCCAAGGGATCTGGCATCTCAGTGTTATCCtcagtatttatttttattttacctttatttaaccaggcaagtcagttaagaacaaattcttattttcaatgacggcctgggaacagtgggttaactgcctgttcaggggcagaacgacagatttgtaccttgtcagctcgggggtttgaacttgcaaccttccggttactagtccaacgctctaaccactaggctaccctgccgccccaggtgtTAGCAGACAATGGTGCTATTtaccatgttttttttttcttttttcgatGAATGTTTCAAACAATATCTGAGAATGTATCTGTAACTAAAAGAATCTGTCGAGTTGGGTCTTTACCTTGACGTCTCTGTTGGTATAGTTGGCGTTGGTGTTCATGAGGTCCAGGATAAAGAGTTCTACAGAGTCACTGAGATGTCTACACTGCAGAGTGGACAAGTCCAGAAACACATGGACTGGAACCTAGGAAGGAGAGAGATCATATCATTGTTACATATTAGATGTCCATTCAGCGGACATCTATACAACCCTACATCTGAGACTCTAGTTTCACTCGTCGTCAGGTGT contains these protein-coding regions:
- the LOC135566618 gene encoding protein arginine N-methyltransferase 9-like; the protein is MLVESDTLLLESAVQGQEPTLGFNIAPFINQFTVPVHVFLDLSTLQCRHLSDSVELFILDLMNTNANYTNRDVKVQASASGRVTAVPFWYQIHLNEEISLSTFNQDSHWKQAAVVLHQPLAVREGDWVRLAVTLQKSSISISASIEEEAGETGTVDSVRVR
- the LOC115137500 gene encoding transmembrane protein 184C-like produces the protein MPCTCGNWRRWIRPLVVLLYFLVVLVVLLPLCIWELQKSEVGTHNKAWFIAGIFVFMTIPISLWGILQHLVNYTQPELQKPIIRILWMVPIYSLDSWIALKYPSIAIYVDTCRECYEAYVIYNFMIFLLNYLGNQYPSLVLMLEVQEQQKHLPPLCCCPAWPMGEIRPPWKFTVGLLLRCKLGVLQYTVVRPVTTVIALICQLCGVYDEGNFSSTNAWTYLVIFNNMSQLFAMYCLVLFYKALREELAPIRPVGKFLCVKMVVFVSFWQAAFIALLVKVGVISERHTWDWDSVEAVATGLQDFIICVEMFLAAIAHHFSFTYKPYIQEAEEGSCFDSFLAMWDISDVRADISEQVRNVGRTVMGRPRKTYFGEAEDDSERSGLLSPGSMDAIGPTEALSNPVSPKGRYQGLGKTKTPHSLSAPAGLSNAQWDGEEREDNGRQAPEPRNTTNEPTGSVTDDLVVIT